The proteins below are encoded in one region of Ereboglobus luteus:
- a CDS encoding glycoside hydrolase family 76 protein — MKPASIIIPALCFLAALSASAADATVSVIKNRDGSFGLTAKAGAAILTQNAPLRVSFWNGASKKGLAPARAGYAQLRETGRGEWLGTGTLRADAADTGKMTPHNAVEFDFTDRWTVSGDTVRLRREVRVRGNAPGGFNSVIGMRVGGARPWPEMEWFVPGAIYGSSDHLRDNSFGAANYYKKGKYTVWIREDRLPAPLLATRLPNGASVAVLDSAPDGATNCADGLSFTHKPIASEDFRFGAIIAEEGSNATVIGYAYPGSEGSLTYGPKGQAHKTSAVQLWRYRFSPLKDGFTQRYEVTFRLSTARDTNDLIAANWRWAWRTLNPKINPQPLEVLRGNFVDMLMENYVEKDDRAGVRFLAASEANPKPPSNPETKLIIGFLGYAIGSAEMMLVEADRDPASERSKTLRQAAEKIIATSLRLPVDPPVAEGFVLSTGEYAVSEVAAHKPIDPEKNSIYLRSFCDDMKSLMRAYEREQRAGRQHPEWLAWTRKFADWLLKQEQAGGGYPRSWKPLSGDLKDSSPTSTYNVVPFYAQLYRITKHKPYLDAALKAGDFAWQSGHDRGRFAGGTSDNPDVIDKEAATISLEGYLALHALTKEPKWLDRARVAADIAETWMYIWNVPMPSDAKQSQIHWPIGQSTVGMQLVATGHTGADAYMTWDVESYARLSRESNDRHYMDVAAILLHNTKVMAGRPGDLRGTRGPGWQQEHCWLDLPRGKGRHRAWLPWVTVSHLRGINDLIDYDAELYKKLAAEK; from the coding sequence ATGAAACCAGCATCCATAATCATCCCCGCTCTTTGTTTTTTGGCGGCGCTTTCCGCCTCCGCCGCCGATGCCACCGTCTCCGTCATCAAAAACAGGGACGGCAGCTTCGGGCTCACCGCCAAGGCCGGGGCCGCAATCCTCACGCAAAACGCCCCGCTGCGCGTTTCCTTCTGGAACGGCGCGTCCAAGAAAGGCCTCGCTCCCGCGCGCGCCGGTTACGCGCAGTTGCGCGAGACCGGGCGCGGCGAGTGGCTGGGCACGGGAACACTGCGCGCGGACGCCGCCGACACCGGCAAGATGACGCCGCACAACGCCGTCGAGTTTGACTTCACCGACCGCTGGACCGTCTCCGGCGACACGGTTCGCCTGCGCCGCGAGGTGCGCGTGCGCGGCAACGCGCCCGGCGGCTTCAACAGCGTCATCGGTATGCGCGTCGGCGGCGCGCGCCCGTGGCCGGAGATGGAGTGGTTCGTCCCCGGCGCGATTTACGGCAGCTCCGACCACCTGCGCGACAACTCCTTCGGCGCCGCCAATTATTACAAAAAAGGCAAATACACCGTCTGGATTCGCGAGGACCGCCTGCCCGCGCCCTTGCTCGCCACGCGCCTGCCCAACGGCGCGAGCGTCGCCGTCCTCGACTCCGCGCCCGACGGCGCCACCAACTGCGCCGACGGTCTCAGCTTCACGCACAAGCCGATCGCCAGCGAAGATTTTCGCTTCGGCGCCATCATCGCCGAGGAAGGCTCCAACGCCACCGTCATCGGCTACGCCTATCCCGGCTCCGAGGGCTCGCTCACTTACGGCCCGAAAGGCCAGGCGCACAAAACCTCCGCCGTCCAGCTCTGGCGCTATCGTTTCAGCCCGTTGAAGGATGGCTTCACACAACGCTACGAGGTCACCTTCCGCCTCTCGACCGCGCGCGACACCAACGACCTCATCGCCGCCAACTGGCGCTGGGCCTGGCGGACGCTCAACCCGAAAATCAACCCGCAGCCCCTCGAAGTCCTGCGCGGCAACTTTGTCGACATGCTGATGGAAAACTACGTCGAGAAGGACGACCGCGCCGGCGTGCGCTTCCTCGCCGCGTCCGAGGCCAATCCCAAGCCGCCGTCGAATCCCGAGACGAAGTTGATCATCGGCTTCCTCGGCTACGCCATCGGCTCCGCGGAAATGATGCTCGTCGAGGCCGACCGCGACCCCGCGTCCGAGCGCTCGAAAACGCTGCGCCAGGCCGCCGAAAAAATCATCGCCACCAGCCTTCGCCTGCCCGTTGACCCGCCTGTCGCCGAGGGTTTTGTCCTCTCGACCGGGGAATACGCCGTCTCCGAGGTCGCCGCGCACAAGCCGATCGACCCTGAAAAAAATTCGATTTATCTCCGCAGCTTTTGCGACGACATGAAATCGCTCATGCGCGCCTACGAACGCGAACAACGCGCCGGCAGGCAGCATCCCGAATGGCTCGCGTGGACGCGCAAATTCGCCGACTGGCTTCTCAAGCAGGAGCAGGCCGGCGGTGGTTACCCGCGCTCCTGGAAGCCGCTCAGCGGCGACCTGAAAGACAGCTCCCCGACCAGCACCTACAACGTCGTTCCCTTCTACGCGCAACTGTATCGCATCACCAAGCACAAGCCCTACCTCGACGCCGCGTTGAAGGCCGGCGACTTCGCGTGGCAGTCCGGCCACGACCGCGGACGCTTCGCGGGCGGCACTAGCGACAACCCCGACGTCATCGACAAGGAGGCCGCGACGATTTCCCTCGAAGGCTACCTCGCACTGCACGCGCTCACAAAGGAGCCGAAGTGGCTCGACCGCGCCCGCGTCGCCGCCGACATCGCCGAAACCTGGATGTATATCTGGAACGTGCCGATGCCCTCCGACGCCAAGCAAAGTCAGATCCACTGGCCCATCGGCCAGTCCACCGTCGGCATGCAACTCGTCGCCACCGGCCACACCGGGGCGGACGCCTACATGACATGGGACGTTGAAAGCTACGCCCGCCTTTCCCGCGAAAGCAATGACCGGCACTACATGGACGTCGCCGCCATCCTCCTGCACAACACCAAGGTCATGGCCGGACGCCCCGGCGACCTGCGCGGCACGCGCGGCCCCGGCTGGCAGCAGGAACACTGCTGGCTCGACCTTCCGCGCGGCAAGGGCCGTCATCGCGCCTGGCTCCCCTGGGTGACCGTCAGCCACCTGCGCGGTATCAACGACCTCATTGATTACGACGCGGAACTCTACAAAAAACTCGCCGCGGAAAAATAA
- a CDS encoding NAD(P)H-quinone oxidoreductase, with protein sequence MKAIIIKDKKLLWSDVADPILKEGEVLVKVRAAAVNRADLMQVEGNYPPPPGAPDWPGLEIAGEITEVPAGTPGGWKVGDQVCALLGGGGYAQFAAVHHSMLMPVPKGLSLAEASALPEAYATAYLNLVIEGGCKPGYNFLMHAGASGLASVIIPMARAFGLRVITTVIDAEKAAQITHLKADVVVDTSKENIADVLKREADAGRPLNLAIDCLGGEKVGECFPHVAYACRWIMIATLAGDISPVNLRTMFMKNIRLIGSTLRSKTPEVKAQILANLVKDVWPKIETGEVRPTIYKIMPITEANAAHALLRDGVSAGKVVLTLD encoded by the coding sequence ATGAAAGCTATCATCATCAAAGATAAAAAGCTGTTGTGGTCGGATGTTGCCGACCCGATCTTAAAAGAGGGCGAAGTGCTCGTCAAAGTGCGCGCCGCCGCGGTCAATCGCGCCGACCTCATGCAGGTTGAGGGCAACTACCCGCCGCCCCCAGGCGCGCCCGATTGGCCCGGCCTCGAGATCGCCGGCGAAATCACCGAAGTCCCCGCCGGCACACCCGGCGGCTGGAAAGTCGGCGACCAGGTTTGCGCGCTTCTCGGCGGCGGCGGCTACGCCCAGTTCGCCGCGGTGCACCACTCCATGCTCATGCCCGTTCCGAAGGGGCTTTCGCTGGCGGAAGCCTCCGCGCTTCCCGAGGCCTACGCCACCGCCTACCTCAATCTCGTCATCGAGGGCGGCTGCAAACCCGGTTATAATTTCCTCATGCACGCCGGCGCGAGCGGCCTGGCGAGCGTCATCATCCCGATGGCGCGCGCCTTCGGATTGCGCGTTATCACGACCGTCATCGACGCGGAAAAGGCAGCCCAAATCACCCACCTGAAAGCCGACGTCGTTGTCGACACATCCAAGGAAAACATCGCCGACGTTTTGAAACGCGAGGCGGATGCCGGACGTCCGCTCAACCTGGCAATCGACTGCCTCGGCGGTGAAAAAGTCGGCGAGTGTTTCCCGCACGTCGCCTACGCCTGCCGCTGGATCATGATCGCAACGCTCGCGGGCGACATCAGCCCGGTGAACCTGCGCACGATGTTCATGAAAAACATCCGCCTCATCGGCAGCACACTCCGCAGCAAAACCCCGGAGGTGAAGGCGCAAATCCTCGCGAACCTCGTGAAGGACGTCTGGCCGAAAATCGAGACGGGCGAGGTGCGCCCGACGATTTACAAAATCATGCCGATCACCGAGGCAAACGCCGCGCACGCACTGCTGCGCGACGGCGTCAGCGCCGGCAAGGTCGTCCTGACGCTGGACTGA
- a CDS encoding Gfo/Idh/MocA family protein: protein MKASSAPIKFGVCGLGRIGAQHCRFFSENRERYQPVAFCDIDENRARETAAKYHGKPCTDFANFIADPDMELAIIATLSLDHARHAEQALAAGKMVLLEKPIGVTARDYAILQRLVREYPGKLYCGHNHRFEPAFQNALEIVRDGILGNVYAVKLAKHHTFMRRTDWQMRLDCGGGQLSVWGPHLLDHALQFLAGSPVRNVWSYLRRVLTPGDADDHARIMLESENGVVVEIEISNSVALPAPCCAIYGDRGTLVCGQEQKEIRLRYLAPDFRWDDATASTGNLPVDAPWHAGAEKLPWIEETRAVTPDVNMWDHVEIELARHLHAAIRDGVPFPIKNSDALEVARLAEVIKKQNPRFDWIG, encoded by the coding sequence ATGAAGGCATCGTCGGCACCCATCAAGTTTGGCGTCTGCGGCCTTGGCCGCATCGGCGCGCAACACTGCCGGTTTTTCTCCGAAAACCGGGAACGGTATCAACCCGTTGCGTTTTGCGACATCGACGAAAATCGCGCGCGCGAAACCGCCGCGAAGTATCACGGAAAACCTTGCACGGATTTTGCGAATTTTATCGCCGATCCGGACATGGAGCTGGCGATCATCGCCACGCTTTCGCTCGACCACGCGCGCCATGCCGAGCAGGCGCTCGCCGCCGGCAAAATGGTTTTGCTGGAAAAACCGATTGGCGTCACCGCGCGGGACTACGCGATTTTGCAACGGCTCGTCCGCGAGTATCCCGGCAAACTTTATTGCGGACACAACCACCGCTTTGAGCCGGCGTTTCAAAACGCGCTCGAAATCGTCCGCGATGGAATCTTGGGAAATGTTTACGCGGTGAAACTCGCCAAGCACCACACCTTCATGCGTCGCACCGACTGGCAAATGCGGCTCGATTGCGGCGGCGGACAGCTCAGTGTTTGGGGGCCGCATTTGCTCGATCACGCGTTGCAATTTCTCGCCGGCTCGCCGGTGCGCAATGTGTGGAGTTATTTGCGGCGCGTGCTCACGCCGGGCGATGCCGACGACCATGCGCGCATCATGCTCGAGTCGGAAAATGGCGTTGTTGTCGAAATCGAAATCAGCAATTCCGTCGCGCTGCCCGCGCCGTGCTGCGCGATTTACGGCGACAGGGGCACGCTGGTTTGCGGACAAGAGCAAAAGGAGATTCGGCTTCGCTACCTCGCGCCGGATTTCCGCTGGGACGATGCAACTGCGAGCACGGGCAACCTTCCCGTGGACGCCCCCTGGCACGCAGGCGCCGAAAAGCTCCCGTGGATTGAGGAAACCCGCGCCGTCACGCCGGACGTGAACATGTGGGATCACGTTGAAATCGAACTCGCCCGCCACCTCCACGCGGCCATTCGCGACGGCGTTCCGTTTCCCATAAAAAATTCCGACGCGCTGGAGGTAGCCCGTCTTGCCGAAGTTATCAAAAAACAAAATCCCCGGTTCGACTGGATCGGATGA
- a CDS encoding Gfo/Idh/MocA family protein translates to MKPIKIAQLGVSHEHAAGKMRSLRLRPDAFEIVGVVDDRATTRAANYIHWDKEESAYEGLPRLTEDELFAMPGLDAVAVEVPNSELVPAANRCLAHNLPIHMDKPGSDEMAPFARLRRDYEARGLAFQMGYMFRGNPAMRWILDATKRGWLGEIFEVQASMSHNYGNESYEDYIGKFQGGLMFNLGCHLVDFVVSLLGRPSGVFPLIKTAPGDKPGIHNNCVSILDYPNATVTLRACSREVGGLERRRLKICGTKGSVELCPLERFDGQPLQMSLVLLDGNEEREAGAHTLDFGPVRDRYEDQLLEFAQTIRGETKAPASPDILLNGNHDCLVQEVLLAASGYTVGKPQTTPVAQ, encoded by the coding sequence ATGAAACCGATCAAGATCGCGCAGCTCGGCGTGAGCCATGAGCACGCCGCGGGCAAGATGCGCTCGTTGCGCCTGCGGCCGGACGCATTTGAAATCGTCGGCGTCGTTGACGACCGCGCCACGACGCGCGCGGCGAACTACATCCATTGGGACAAGGAGGAATCCGCCTACGAGGGCCTGCCGCGCCTGACCGAGGATGAGCTTTTTGCGATGCCCGGCCTGGACGCCGTTGCGGTCGAGGTTCCCAACTCCGAGCTGGTGCCGGCGGCGAATCGCTGCCTTGCGCACAATCTCCCGATCCACATGGACAAGCCCGGCAGCGACGAGATGGCCCCCTTCGCGCGGCTGCGGCGCGATTACGAGGCGCGCGGTCTCGCGTTCCAGATGGGCTACATGTTTCGCGGCAACCCCGCGATGCGCTGGATTCTCGACGCGACGAAACGCGGCTGGCTCGGCGAAATCTTCGAGGTTCAGGCAAGCATGAGCCACAACTACGGCAACGAGTCCTACGAGGATTACATCGGGAAGTTCCAGGGCGGCCTCATGTTCAATCTCGGCTGCCACTTGGTGGATTTCGTTGTCTCGCTGCTCGGACGCCCGTCGGGTGTTTTCCCCCTCATAAAAACCGCGCCCGGCGACAAGCCCGGCATTCACAACAACTGCGTCTCGATTTTGGATTACCCGAACGCCACCGTCACGCTCCGCGCCTGCAGCCGCGAGGTGGGCGGCCTTGAGCGACGCCGCTTGAAAATCTGCGGCACCAAGGGCTCCGTCGAGCTCTGCCCGCTGGAACGCTTCGACGGGCAGCCGCTGCAAATGAGCCTTGTCCTGCTCGATGGCAACGAGGAGCGCGAGGCCGGCGCGCACACGCTCGACTTCGGCCCCGTCCGCGACCGCTACGAGGATCAGTTGCTCGAATTCGCGCAAACCATCCGCGGCGAAACAAAGGCCCCGGCCTCACCCGACATCCTCCTCAACGGCAACCACGACTGCCTCGTGCAGGAAGTCCTGCTCGCCGCCTCCGGTTACACCGTTGGTAAACCTCAAACCACGCCAGTCGCGCAATGA
- a CDS encoding zinc-dependent alcohol dehydrogenase: MKRKIIQFVSAGKAELTDEPLRGIADDEALVENEISAISAGTERANLMDLPNLGGPGAAPGQFPKRLGYSGVGRVAEVGKNVRGVKAGDRVLTHWGSCHSSFNYISENNLVKIDDDALPSEHAVFGVIGGFSLGGLRKTRLEIGESAAVVGLGILGVFAVALCRVAGAAPCIASDLSEARRKLALSLGAHHVFNPADADYIEKVRAAARGGVNAIIEVTGQSVALKQSLGFAARFGRVALLGCTRVSDAAIDFYQEVHRPGVELIGAHTQARPEQESRPHAWTWRDDARAVHNFMSDGRIDMAKILSAVHSPLEAPAVYTSLAQTPQDFPIGAVFDWRLLK, from the coding sequence ATGAAACGAAAAATCATCCAGTTTGTTTCCGCAGGAAAGGCGGAGCTGACCGACGAGCCGCTGCGCGGCATCGCCGATGACGAGGCGCTCGTTGAAAACGAAATCTCCGCCATCAGCGCGGGCACAGAGCGCGCCAATTTGATGGATTTGCCAAACCTCGGCGGTCCCGGCGCGGCGCCCGGACAATTCCCAAAACGCCTCGGCTACAGCGGGGTGGGGCGCGTCGCCGAGGTCGGAAAAAATGTCCGCGGCGTGAAGGCCGGCGACCGCGTGCTGACGCATTGGGGGAGCTGCCATTCGAGTTTTAATTACATTTCCGAAAACAACCTCGTGAAAATCGACGACGACGCGCTGCCCTCCGAGCACGCGGTGTTCGGCGTGATCGGCGGGTTTTCGCTCGGCGGCTTGCGCAAGACGCGGCTCGAAATCGGCGAGAGCGCCGCGGTCGTCGGCTTGGGAATCCTCGGCGTGTTCGCGGTCGCGCTGTGCCGCGTCGCCGGTGCCGCGCCGTGCATCGCGTCGGATTTGAGCGAGGCTCGCCGGAAGCTCGCGCTGTCGCTCGGCGCGCATCATGTGTTTAACCCCGCGGACGCGGATTATATTGAAAAAGTCCGCGCGGCGGCGCGCGGCGGCGTGAACGCGATCATTGAGGTGACGGGGCAATCCGTCGCGCTGAAGCAGTCGCTCGGATTTGCCGCGAGATTCGGTCGCGTCGCGTTGCTCGGCTGCACGCGCGTTTCGGACGCGGCGATTGATTTTTACCAGGAGGTGCACCGTCCTGGCGTGGAGCTTATCGGCGCGCACACGCAAGCGCGCCCCGAACAGGAGTCGCGCCCGCACGCGTGGACTTGGCGTGACGACGCACGCGCCGTCCACAACTTCATGTCCGACGGGCGGATTGACATGGCGAAAATTCTCTCCGCCGTCCATTCGCCGCTCGAGGCGCCCGCCGTTTACACGTCGCTCGCGCAAACCCCGCAAGACTTCCCCATCGGCGCGGTCTTCGACTGGAGGTTGCTCAAATGA
- a CDS encoding LacI family DNA-binding transcriptional regulator, with amino-acid sequence MNKPSMIKIQEFARLTGVSIATISRVFNHHPNIRPDLRKRVFAAAREHGYHPRLSLKQKNVVIITPYNAVWPVQSCVDMILMALTQEMPRRGFRLEILPVNNRDRLEDMQFCAAVAIGAEPADFADWPDRFPVPLVIMDRDGKSNPSHVFYVRSDEAQGMKIAISHLHERGCRKIGCIVHGDPGTGNADLRHAAIIRALNARKFPCDDSLVMFSGPGSERYVELIGKLLKRGVDALFCPGGNAGVMAYYAFSLYERRVPDDISLIASEQTAFSNYTVPPLTTISPDYAAMAASTADVIEACLDGERPQAHTILPYGLIKRESVALPQTPQVTSKRK; translated from the coding sequence ATGAACAAGCCCTCCATGATAAAGATTCAGGAATTCGCGCGCCTCACGGGAGTGTCGATTGCGACCATTTCGCGGGTGTTCAACCACCACCCGAACATCCGGCCCGACTTGCGCAAGCGCGTGTTTGCCGCGGCGCGCGAGCACGGTTACCACCCCCGGCTTTCACTCAAGCAAAAGAACGTGGTCATCATCACTCCCTACAACGCGGTGTGGCCGGTGCAGAGTTGCGTGGACATGATTCTGATGGCGCTCACGCAGGAGATGCCGCGGCGCGGCTTTCGCCTGGAAATACTGCCCGTCAACAATCGCGACCGTCTTGAGGACATGCAGTTTTGCGCCGCGGTCGCCATCGGCGCCGAGCCCGCCGACTTTGCCGACTGGCCCGACCGGTTTCCCGTTCCGCTGGTCATCATGGATCGCGACGGGAAATCCAATCCGTCCCATGTGTTTTACGTTCGCTCGGACGAGGCGCAGGGCATGAAGATCGCGATCTCGCATCTCCACGAACGCGGTTGCCGCAAGATCGGCTGCATCGTCCATGGCGATCCGGGCACGGGCAACGCCGACCTGCGGCACGCCGCCATCATTCGCGCGCTGAACGCGCGAAAGTTCCCTTGCGACGACTCGCTGGTCATGTTTTCCGGCCCGGGCTCCGAACGGTATGTGGAGTTGATCGGGAAGCTCCTGAAGCGCGGTGTGGACGCCCTGTTTTGCCCGGGGGGCAACGCCGGGGTCATGGCGTATTATGCCTTCTCGCTTTACGAACGCCGGGTGCCGGATGACATCTCGCTCATCGCCTCGGAGCAGACGGCATTTTCCAACTACACGGTTCCTCCGCTGACGACGATTTCGCCCGACTATGCGGCGATGGCCGCGTCCACCGCCGATGTCATCGAAGCGTGCCTGGACGGGGAACGGCCTCAGGCCCACACGATTTTGCCGTATGGTTTGATCAAGCGCGAAAGCGTGGCCCTGCCGCAAACACCGCAGGTGACGTCAAAAAGAAAATAG
- a CDS encoding carboxypeptidase-like regulatory domain-containing protein, with product MKPPARRPSPRMLPLSPLPALALFFALVAMPFSQAQTAANAGTVTGRVFNPATEEYVRDAQIRAVATGETVFTAAGGFYQISGLPAGEVALVLSYAGLPDITRTVTVAAGATATLDFDLPVARPATTGGDDDVVQLEKFTVTSEREGQAKVIMRQRASMDIGQSISSDLFGSDPEGNIGEFLRNVPGIFVNSVSGEASNVSIGGLPAEYTNVTVDGMAAGAANPPAAILTPSRARPPSS from the coding sequence ATGAAACCTCCCGCCCGTCGCCCCTCCCCGCGCATGCTCCCGCTGTCACCGCTCCCCGCGCTCGCCCTGTTTTTCGCACTCGTCGCCATGCCGTTTTCGCAGGCGCAGACCGCGGCGAATGCCGGCACCGTCACCGGGCGGGTGTTCAACCCCGCGACCGAGGAATACGTGCGGGACGCGCAAATCCGCGCCGTGGCAACCGGAGAAACCGTTTTCACCGCAGCCGGCGGCTTTTATCAAATCTCCGGCCTGCCCGCCGGAGAAGTCGCGCTCGTGCTCAGCTACGCCGGCTTGCCCGACATCACGCGCACCGTCACCGTTGCCGCCGGCGCCACCGCCACGCTTGATTTCGACCTGCCCGTCGCCAGGCCCGCCACCACCGGCGGCGACGACGACGTGGTCCAGTTGGAAAAATTTACCGTCACCTCCGAGCGCGAAGGCCAGGCCAAGGTCATCATGCGGCAGCGCGCCTCAATGGACATCGGCCAGTCCATCTCGTCCGACCTTTTCGGCAGCGACCCCGAGGGCAACATCGGCGAGTTCCTCCGCAACGTCCCCGGCATCTTCGTCAACTCCGTTTCCGGCGAAGCCTCCAACGTCAGCATCGGCGGGCTTCCCGCCGAATACACCAACGTCACCGTGGACGGCATGGCCGCCGGCGCCGCCAATCCCCCGGCGGCGATTTTAACGCCGTCACGCGCGCGCCCTCCTTCGAGTTGA
- a CDS encoding TonB-dependent receptor domain-containing protein, whose protein sequence is MISLNSMESIDISRTISADVDASAPAGTINLRSKTAFDRRGTRFAARLVVNAHSSALTLDKTLGPDDDRGSLKVRPGFLAEFSTAVRNKYGLIINISESNIYSVTHRTGLVTDYVPTAADPRPQLPNNFYFQEQPRMNHRFAATIRGDWRVTPRLTLGATINYNKTDTWSTLRKVAFSAGLGTNRASSLNVIGNAPMYSFETTGTTAYAQAEQRASVLNSRYFAPQVRLEYKLRDLTLDATVAYSDSKSVSDGYGQKGAAYFARANARGINFRSTRTPGAATSDFTVTQLSGGDISTGASFNRDTTLFVEDGRKNTRKDFTAQANASAITRWLLPIHWKAGLKSHQQKRTFDQPYWLKRIAYTDTSAANISAQNASFKSARDFDFGDLGGSIITPSGGTVFMFDPAAIARVWDEDQTRDAADRIFRPAPTVADYYNTNVLYHRNFRERIDAGYLMGTTTFLDKRLTVRAGIRYEDTNVKIHEPNPRSAREVEKEGHTIGASTGYATTTEGINYQFFSLPQATRKYDYDNFFPSASLKYLIRPNLVFQLGYGATIRRPNYDDLIGVINVMSSQNRISIPNINLRPEKAKTFSARLAWYLKRAGQLSVAVYQNNIDSKIQNEEVPVESYDDVLADQYPGYNVSTRFNSGGQVTTRSMELSWSQNLGLITPVLRPVSLRANYTRTYADTIVSNLVPHTINAGISYSWRAWSFNVNCNWSDDFPIVANGERIRRHRAQTDISGDWRISPRYTISFSVRNVFDARYVWQEKRGDNPLTLYLTDRTGSVISLSVKGQW, encoded by the coding sequence TTGATTTCGCTCAACAGCATGGAGTCGATCGACATCTCGCGCACCATCAGCGCGGATGTGGACGCCAGCGCCCCCGCCGGCACCATCAACCTCCGCAGCAAGACCGCATTCGACCGTCGCGGCACCCGCTTCGCCGCCCGCCTGGTCGTCAACGCGCACTCCTCCGCGCTCACCCTCGACAAGACGCTCGGCCCCGACGACGACCGCGGCTCGCTCAAGGTCCGCCCCGGTTTCCTCGCCGAGTTCTCCACCGCGGTGCGCAACAAATACGGCCTCATTATCAATATCAGCGAAAGCAACATCTACTCGGTCACACACCGCACCGGCCTCGTCACCGACTATGTCCCCACCGCCGCCGACCCGCGCCCGCAGTTGCCAAACAACTTCTATTTTCAGGAGCAGCCGCGAATGAACCACCGCTTCGCCGCCACCATCCGCGGCGACTGGCGCGTCACTCCCCGCCTCACGCTTGGCGCAACCATCAACTACAACAAGACCGACACCTGGAGCACGCTGCGCAAGGTCGCATTCAGCGCCGGCCTCGGAACCAACCGCGCCTCATCGCTCAACGTCATCGGCAACGCGCCGATGTATTCCTTCGAGACCACCGGCACCACCGCCTACGCCCAAGCCGAGCAACGCGCTTCCGTCCTGAACAGCCGCTACTTCGCGCCGCAAGTCCGCCTCGAATACAAACTCCGCGACCTCACCCTCGACGCCACGGTCGCCTACTCCGACTCGAAAAGCGTCAGTGACGGTTACGGTCAAAAAGGAGCCGCCTACTTCGCCCGTGCCAACGCCAGGGGCATCAACTTCCGCTCCACCCGCACTCCCGGCGCCGCCACATCCGACTTCACCGTCACCCAGCTCTCCGGCGGGGACATCTCCACCGGCGCCTCCTTTAACAGGGACACCACCCTCTTTGTGGAGGACGGCCGAAAAAACACCCGCAAGGATTTCACCGCCCAGGCCAACGCCTCGGCGATCACCCGCTGGCTCCTGCCAATCCACTGGAAGGCCGGCCTGAAAAGCCACCAGCAAAAGCGCACATTCGACCAACCGTATTGGCTGAAGCGAATCGCCTACACCGATACCTCCGCCGCCAATATCTCCGCCCAAAACGCCTCTTTCAAAAGCGCCCGCGACTTCGACTTCGGCGATCTTGGGGGCTCCATCATCACGCCCTCCGGCGGCACCGTTTTTATGTTCGATCCCGCCGCCATAGCCAGGGTTTGGGATGAGGACCAGACTCGCGACGCCGCCGACAGAATCTTCCGCCCCGCCCCCACCGTCGCCGACTACTACAATACCAACGTCCTTTATCACCGTAACTTTCGCGAACGCATAGACGCCGGCTACCTTATGGGCACCACCACATTCCTCGACAAGCGCCTCACCGTGCGCGCCGGCATCCGTTACGAGGACACCAACGTCAAAATCCACGAGCCCAACCCGCGATCCGCCCGCGAAGTCGAGAAAGAGGGCCACACAATCGGCGCCAGCACAGGCTACGCCACCACCACCGAGGGCATCAACTACCAGTTCTTCTCCCTCCCCCAAGCCACCCGCAAATATGATTACGACAATTTCTTCCCCAGCGCGTCGCTGAAATATCTTATCCGCCCGAACCTTGTTTTCCAACTGGGCTACGGCGCGACCATCCGCCGCCCCAACTACGACGACCTCATCGGCGTCATCAACGTCATGAGCAGCCAGAATCGCATCAGCATCCCCAATATCAATCTGCGTCCTGAAAAAGCCAAAACCTTCTCCGCCCGCCTCGCCTGGTATTTAAAGAGAGCCGGCCAGCTCTCCGTCGCCGTTTACCAAAACAACATCGACAGCAAAATCCAAAATGAGGAGGTGCCCGTCGAAAGCTACGACGACGTTCTGGCGGACCAATATCCCGGCTACAACGTATCCACCCGCTTCAACAGCGGCGGCCAGGTGACCACCCGCAGCATGGAGCTTTCCTGGAGCCAAAACCTCGGCTTGATCACCCCCGTTCTCCGTCCCGTCAGTCTCCGCGCCAACTACACGCGCACCTACGCAGACACCATTGTCTCAAACCTCGTCCCCCACACCATCAACGCCGGCATCAGCTACTCCTGGCGCGCGTGGAGTTTCAACGTCAACTGCAACTGGAGCGACGACTTCCCCATCGTCGCCAACGGGGAGAGAATCCGCCGCCATCGCGCCCAGACCGACATCAGCGGCGACTGGCGCATCAGCCCGCGCTACACCATCTCCTTCAGCGTTCGCAACGTCTTCGACGCACGCTACGTCTGGCAGGAAAAAAGAGGCGACAACCCGCTCACCCTGTATCTGACCGACCGCACCGGCTCCGTCATCAGCCTCTCCGTGAAAGGCCAGTGGTAA